The following is a genomic window from Pseudomonadota bacterium.
CGGCGCCCATGCGGCTGTAGTCGGATTGATGGCAGCGCAGCTAGCTAAAAATGGTGTTACAGGAGCAAAAAATATACTTGACGGACCTGTGGGCTTTGGAAGGGCTATGAGCAGCGAGGTAGATTGGGCAAAATCTACAGAAGGTCTTGGAACGACCTATAACATAACAAAAATCACCGTCAAAAATCATGGATGTTGTGGACACACATTTCCTGCAATTGACGCCGCGCTCACAATAAAAAAGAAATATAATATTTCACACAGAGATATAATGTCCGTGAAAATTGGGATGGCAAAATCTACAGTTGCCATTTGTGGGGGTAAATCTCATCAAACTTTTTTTGAGGGTCAATTTAGCTTAGGATTCGTAGTAGCAACAGCATTTGTCAAAGGACGAGTGCGATTAAACGCGTTTGAACCTGAAGCTCTTACCGATCCATTAATTTCAAATCTCGCCAAAAAATGTGAGGTATATATTGACGATCAGGTTGATGAGGCGTTTCCATTGAAAAGAATGGCCCATTTGACCGTTAAACTGCGTGGTACCGAGACCATAGACTTCATGCAAGAAACAAGAAAAGGCGCCCCAGATGATCCTATGAGCGATGAAGAACTCGAGGATAAGTATTTTGAACTTGTCTCACCGGAAGTAGACTTGGATGTTGCTCAGAAATTATTAGATGATATCTGGCGCATCGAAAAATGCGATAATATTCAGGACTTATGCATTGCACCCAACCGCTAAAACGGATTTTGACATGCTTATAGCTAATGACCTTACCGAGCTTATAGGAAAAACTCCTCTACTGAGATTGGAAAGACTCTTCCCAAACTGCTCAGCTAATATCCTCGCCAAACTTGAGGCCATGAATCCCACATCGATTAAGGATCGGCCAGCGCTTTTTATGATTAAAAATGCAATTGACGCTGGTGATATAAAACCGGGAACTGAAGTAGTGGAAGCAACAAGCGGGAATACCGGCATAGGCATCGCTTGTCTTTCAGCAATACTCGGGTTTAAAGCGCGTTTTTATATGATTGATACGAGCTCTATCGAACGCCAGAAGTTATTAGCAGCATATGGTGCGACTGTGGTCCTCACACCTGCCGCAAAGCTTACGACGGGTGCACGCGAACTAGCGCTAGCTTATTGTGCAAATAATCCCGATACGACATTTTTTGCTAATCAACACGGGAACCCTAATAATTCAGCGGCTCATTTCGAAACCACTGGCCCCGAACTTTGGGAACAAACAGGTGGTGAAATTGGTGCTGTAGTAATAGGAATGGGCACCAGCGGAACTATTGAAGGTATCTCAAAATATCTCAAAGCGAAGGACCCCTCAATTCGCATAGTTGGAGTTGAACCGGCAGCAAGCCCAGTCAACGCCGGTGGCGCTCCAGGGCCCCACAGAATAAGTGGTATAGGCCCCGGTTTCGTTGCTGAAAACTTCGAACGTGCTCGCCATCGGGTAGATGAAATTTTACTTGTCGAAGACGAAGTTGCATTTGAATGGGCTAGAAAGACCACAAAGGCAGAGGGATTTATAATTGGACCTACTTCAGGCGCGACTATTTGGGGCGCCGGTGAATTAGCCAAGAGACCGGAGTTTGCAGGGAAAAATATAATCTGTTTTTTCTGTGATACGGGTGAACGTTATTTGTCGATGGATGATTTGTTCGACCCTGGGACGGTATTATATGAGGGTTATGAAAACGGGATTGATGATCAATGAATAAATACCAGCGCCTTCAAAAGTTATTCGATAAAAAAATCTTTTTTATTGTGGGAGCTTCAAAGTCGGGGACTACGTGGTTGCAACGTTTACTTGACGGACACCCAGCCATACGCTCCGCCGGCGAAGGGCACTTTATGAACCATCTCGCTCCAAATCTTACCAAAACTCTACTAGCTTATAACAAACAATCGGAAATACGAAAGGAGCGTGCCTCCTCACTTGGATTAAATGGAGACTTCCCTGTTTTCGACGCAGATGGTCTTACGCTGCTCCTACGAACCGCTATTTTAACAATATTTGACCAATGGGTTAACGATATTGATGCCATAGAAGCCATCGGTGAAAAAACCCCGGAGCACGCTATTGCTCTGAATGAGTTAGCTAAATTATTCCCGGAAAGTCGCTTTATTCATGTTTTGCGCGATGGACGCGATGTTTGCCTATCGGGCTGGCACTTTTCACAGAAGTGGAGTCCTGAAGCTCTTAAAGATACTACTTTAGCAGAATTTGTTTCAGATTATGCGGGTGCGTGGCGTAGCCGCGTCACTCAGGCCCGTGAATTTGGAGACGCCCATCCGGGTCGTTTATTGGAGATACGATATGAGGCGTTACACGCCAATCCTGAGACCGAGATCAAACGTCTTTTGGAGTTTATTCAGGTTGCTAGCGCGCCTGATATCATTGACTCATGTCTTGAGGCGGGCTCCTTTGAGGCCTTATCGGGAGGACGAATTCGTGGCGATGAAGACCAAAATTCATTCTTCCGCAAAGGAATTGTTGGGGATCATAAAGAATACTTTGATAACGACGCTTTTGCCGCGTTCGAGAAAGCAGCAGGCCCGTTACTAAGAGAACTTGACTACGATTGAGCTGACTATTCGTTTACTTTTTTGATCCTTACCAAAAGCAATAGAGGAAGCATAAGAACAGTAACTAGGGTCATTATCTGAAAATCGATGATGTAGCCCATAAATTCTGCTTGCTTTTCGATTAATTTATCAAGTGCCATTACTCCCGGCAAACTCTCCATGTCCCATTTTTCTGGCAAAACAAGGTGCTGAAACCGTTCGTTATATTCGCTCACATTTTGTGCCAGATTGGACCGTGCGCGCTGCGTGCTACTAACTAATATGGCAATTAGTACCGATATACCTATACCGGATGCGATGCGTTGTGCTGTAGATAATATAGAGGTTCCATCAGGTCGCATTGACGACTCAAGTGTCATAAAGGTTAGCGATAAGATAGGCGTCTTGACAAACCCAAGTCCAAAACCTTGTAAAAAAACTGCAAAAATAATGTGCATAGCCGTTGCGTTTGGTGCCAATGCTGCCAACGACCATGTTGAGAATGCTATACCCAGCATACCCAAAATGATTAAATACTTGGGACTGTAGCGAAGCACTAAGAACCCGGCAATAAATGAAGCAAGCATAGAGCCTATGCCACGATAAGCTATAATAAATCCAGCTTCGTAGACGGGCATGCCAAGTTGATCCTGAAGAATTGGGGGCAACAGACCGATATACCCATAGATCATAAATTGGGTAAAGACGACCAGTATCATTCCAATTAGGAATTCCCTATTTTTGAAAACCCTGAGATTTAAATAAGGTTGCCTACAAGTGAGCGCATGGAAGAGAAATACATAAGAAAAACATGCCGCGATAAATATGTAGATGACGATAAGATTGGAATTGAACCAGTCCATTTTACCACCCTGCGAGAGCAGTAATTGCGTTGCACAAAGTGCAATACTGAGTGTAACGAATCCAAAAAAGTCGAAAGCTTTGGCACCCTGTGGTTTATCTTTGGGAAGTAAACGCCATATTAAAAACGAACCCAAAAGACCGAGGGGAACATTCATAAGATAGATAAACCGCCAATCGAAAAGTTCGGTAAGAAGCCCCCCTACAATGGGACCAATTACTATAGAGCTATTCCGTCCCATCTGGAGCCAGCCAAAAGCGATGCCATGTAACTTTCGAGGAAAAGCAGCAAGAATTATCTGGATTGTAAGAGGATTAAAGCCGGCGCCGCAGGCACCTTGGAAAAACCTAAAAACTACCACCTCAATCAAGCTATCAGATTGCGCAACGAGAATTGAGAAGCAAACAAACCCAAAAGCGACTGAAATAAAGAGGTTTTTACAACCAATTTTCCGACTAAGCCACGCATAGAATGGGGTGAACATTGCAGATGCTACAAGGTAGGAAATCAAAACCCATGAAATTTCAACAAGAGTGACTGAAAAAGATCCCATCATACGCGGTATCGCAACACCGGTAGCAAAGGTATCCATACCTTGCATAGCGCCAGCCGGGAGTACTGCTAAAGCGACCAAGATGCGTTGCCGAGGGGGCAAGCCTTCTTCTTCGGACTGTTTTTCAGGAGACGGTGCGCTCATAGATCTAATAAATAAAATTTAATCCTATAGTTTTTCTTAAGCGCGCGGTGCGGGCGATATTACCAAACCGAAATTGTAGCATCTGTCACAATCATTATTCCTAAAGCCAATGGCAACGGTAATAATTACTTATAATTATCATGATATTCATCTGCATAATACCGTTTGCGATTCGAGGATACCATTTATCTCGTTATCTCAAAAACCAACATATTTCTCGTGAAACGCATGTCCGAAAAACATCGTGGTTTTCCGATAAGTTATCTTTTGGAAAATTTTAAGAAAATCTTTGTCACTCTGCTGTCTATTTCCCATGGCCAAAGGTGACAAAATTATTGATTGTAGCTAGGCTCTTTACTCGCGAACTATAACACTTCGCATTTATCTATTTACAGCTCCTCGGTTCTAAAAATCATCTCAAAGGGCTTGATTCTTGAATTTTGCATCTCTTTTATGACCAATTTCTAAATTTGCGCACAAAAAAGCAATCCTTTACAAAATCATAATAGAGGACTAAACCGGCGCACATCGGCTATGTTTGTTTAGCTCCATTCAACGAAACTATTAAAGAGTGCTCCATGTGATGGACCGCTATATTTCTGCTGAGTCACTGGTATTCACTCTCAATCCGCAAAGGCCAGTAAGCTGCATTCGACCTAAAGCTGCACATAATGCAGCCGAATATTTCTTAAAAAATTTTCCGGGGAATACTCTCTATGCTGTTAAAACCAATCCACACCCTTACATACTTAAGACATTGTATAAATCTGGAATACGTCAGTTCGATGTTGCGTCATTATCCGAGGCCGCGCTGGTTAGAGAGATCCTTCCCAAGGCTGAAATAAATTTCCTCCACCCAGTTAAAAATAGAGCTGCTATTGAAAGCGCGTATTATGAATATGATGTCCGATCTTTTGCCTTTGATAGCGTAACAGAATTAGAAAAAATTTCTGCGTCCACAAATCACTCTAAGGATCTGACTTTACTGATGCGTCTATCAGTTTCCAACCGCTATGCGGCGCACTCGCTTACTAGAAAATTTGGTGTAACTACTGCCACTGCGGTCACTTTATTAAAAGATGCAGCTAAAAGATGCGAAAGACTTGGTCTCTGTTTCCATGTTGGATCCCA
Proteins encoded in this region:
- a CDS encoding cysteine synthase family protein is translated as MLIANDLTELIGKTPLLRLERLFPNCSANILAKLEAMNPTSIKDRPALFMIKNAIDAGDIKPGTEVVEATSGNTGIGIACLSAILGFKARFYMIDTSSIERQKLLAAYGATVVLTPAAKLTTGARELALAYCANNPDTTFFANQHGNPNNSAAHFETTGPELWEQTGGEIGAVVIGMGTSGTIEGISKYLKAKDPSIRIVGVEPAASPVNAGGAPGPHRISGIGPGFVAENFERARHRVDEILLVEDEVAFEWARKTTKAEGFIIGPTSGATIWGAGELAKRPEFAGKNIICFFCDTGERYLSMDDLFDPGTVLYEGYENGIDDQ
- a CDS encoding DHA2 family efflux MFS transporter permease subunit — protein: MSAPSPEKQSEEEGLPPRQRILVALAVLPAGAMQGMDTFATGVAIPRMMGSFSVTLVEISWVLISYLVASAMFTPFYAWLSRKIGCKNLFISVAFGFVCFSILVAQSDSLIEVVVFRFFQGACGAGFNPLTIQIILAAFPRKLHGIAFGWLQMGRNSSIVIGPIVGGLLTELFDWRFIYLMNVPLGLLGSFLIWRLLPKDKPQGAKAFDFFGFVTLSIALCATQLLLSQGGKMDWFNSNLIVIYIFIAACFSYVFLFHALTCRQPYLNLRVFKNREFLIGMILVVFTQFMIYGYIGLLPPILQDQLGMPVYEAGFIIAYRGIGSMLASFIAGFLVLRYSPKYLIILGMLGIAFSTWSLAALAPNATAMHIIFAVFLQGFGLGFVKTPILSLTFMTLESSMRPDGTSILSTAQRIASGIGISVLIAILVSSTQRARSNLAQNVSEYNERFQHLVLPEKWDMESLPGVMALDKLIEKQAEFMGYIIDFQIMTLVTVLMLPLLLLVRIKKVNE
- a CDS encoding sulfotransferase, translated to MNKYQRLQKLFDKKIFFIVGASKSGTTWLQRLLDGHPAIRSAGEGHFMNHLAPNLTKTLLAYNKQSEIRKERASSLGLNGDFPVFDADGLTLLLRTAILTIFDQWVNDIDAIEAIGEKTPEHAIALNELAKLFPESRFIHVLRDGRDVCLSGWHFSQKWSPEALKDTTLAEFVSDYAGAWRSRVTQAREFGDAHPGRLLEIRYEALHANPETEIKRLLEFIQVASAPDIIDSCLEAGSFEALSGGRIRGDEDQNSFFRKGIVGDHKEYFDNDAFAAFEKAAGPLLRELDYD
- a CDS encoding MmgE/PrpD family protein — encoded protein: MISEIFSAYAVNERNSAIQPEVLHAAKRCFIDWFSTTTAGGVKMPAIGFQTAFAEDMDRGMARIVPTGRKATMRTATLINAAASHTVEFDDVFGPAAYHPGTPTTSTAFSVADHLGADGLTFMRSIIIGYEISTRIAEAMGRPHYEYWHTTATNGSFGSLFSAGTLLELNEEQFVNGLGSAGTMAAGLQQAFREDCHGKPIHGAHAAVVGLMAAQLAKNGVTGAKNILDGPVGFGRAMSSEVDWAKSTEGLGTTYNITKITVKNHGCCGHTFPAIDAALTIKKKYNISHRDIMSVKIGMAKSTVAICGGKSHQTFFEGQFSLGFVVATAFVKGRVRLNAFEPEALTDPLISNLAKKCEVYIDDQVDEAFPLKRMAHLTVKLRGTETIDFMQETRKGAPDDPMSDEELEDKYFELVSPEVDLDVAQKLLDDIWRIEKCDNIQDLCIAPNR